A genomic region of Trifolium pratense cultivar HEN17-A07 linkage group LG3, ARS_RC_1.1, whole genome shotgun sequence contains the following coding sequences:
- the LOC123918667 gene encoding transcription factor bHLH122 isoform X1 has protein sequence MESDLQQHPTMFLDHQNHHQQQMNSGLTRFKSAPSSYFSNIIDKEFYEHLFNRPSSPETERVFARFMNSLSGSGSGGGGDAESVSVSATASVAVVDDSLTQNLSSVQQQLPIVKEEIDQQSQTMSSMNNNNNNNNNNNETMDLQQLQRTQSNMNSYGSNVPQNFYQSSGRPPLPNQMKTGRANLIRHGSSPAGLFSNINIETGFNAMRGIGSMGAANSTSKEAKFSSAVRLKNASNYTSVLGAEIGNSSIPQNNPEPEGFAETRGNDFIPGFPLGTTWEDTAMIADNITGLKRFRDDDDVKPFSAGLNPAETKVNETGGQPPTTPLAHQMSLPNTTAELAAIEKFLQFSDSVPCKIRAKRGCATHPRSIAERVRRTKISERMRKLQDLVPNMDKQTNTSDMLDLAVEYIKDLQNQVETLSDNRAKCTCSHKR, from the exons atggagtcAGATCTTCAGCAGCATCCAACTATGTTTCTAGATcatcaaaatcatcatcaacaacagaTGAATTCAGGGTTAACAAGGTTTAAATCTGCACCAAGTTCTTATTTTTCGAATATTATTGATAAAGAATTCTATGAGCATCTTTTCAATAGACCTTCAAGTCCTGAAACAGAAAGAGTTTTTGCACGGTTTATGAATAGTCTTAGTGGTAGTGGAAGTGGCGGTGGTGGTGATGCTGAAAGTGTTTCTGTTTCTGCTACTGCTTCTGTTGCTGTTGTAGATGATTCACTGACTCAGAATCTATCAAGTGTTCAACAACAACTTCCTATAGTGAAGGAAGAGATTGATCAACAATCTCAAACTATGTCAtcaatgaataataataataataataataataataataatgaaactATGGATCTCCAACAGCTTCAAAGAACACAAAGTAATATGAATAGTTATGGTTCTAATGTTCCTCAAAATTTTTACCAAAGTTCTGGAAGACCACCTTTGCCAAATCAAATGAAGACTGGTAGAGCTAATCTTATTAGACATGGTAGTTCACCTGCTGGATTGTTTTCAAACATTAACATTGAAACTG GATTTAATGCTATGAGAGGCATAGGATCTATGGGAGCTGCTAATAGTACTAGCAAAGAAGCAAAGTTTTCTTCTGCAGTAAGGTTAAAGAATGCTTCCAACTACACCTCAGTGTTAGGAGCTGAAATTGGGAATAGTAGCATTCCACAAAATAATCCTGAACCTGAAGGTTTTGCCGAAACCCGGGGTAACGATTTTATCCCGGGTTTCCCCTTAGGTACTACATGGGAAGATACTGCAATGATAGCTGACAATATTACCGGTCTAAAAAGATTccgagatgatgatgatgtaaaACCATTTTCTGCAGGTTTAAATCCAGCTGAAACTAAGGTA AATGAAACAGGAGGCCAGCCTCCTACTACTCCTTTGGCTCATCAGATGAGTTTGCCGAATACTACGGCGGAGTTAGCAGCCATTGAGAAGTTTTTGCAGTTCTCGGATTCTGTTCCGTGCAAAATTCGCGCCAAACGCGGCTGCGCCACTCACCCGAGAAGCATTGCAGAAAGg GTTAGAAGAACTAAAATTAGTGAACGAATGAGGAAACTACAAGATCTTGTGCCAAACATGGATAAG CAAACAAACACATCAGATATGTTGGACTTGGCTGTTGAGTACATTAAAGACCTACAAAATCAAGTTGAG ACTCTATCAGACAATCGAGCTAAGTGCACATGTTCACACAAGCGATAA
- the LOC123918667 gene encoding transcription factor bHLH122 isoform X2, with product MESDLQQHPTMFLDHQNHHQQQMNSGLTRFKSAPSSYFSNIIDKEFYEHLFNRPSSPETERVFARFMNSLSGSGSGGGGDAESVSVSATASVAVVDDSLTQNLSSVQQQLPIVKEEIDQQSQTMSSMNNNNNNNNNNNETMDLQQLQRTQSNMNSYGSNVPQNFYQSSGRPPLPNQMKTGRANLIRHGSSPAGLFSNINIETGFNAMRGIGSMGAANSTSKEAKFSSAVRLKNASNYTSVLGAEIGNSSIPQNNPEPEGFAETRGNDFIPGFPLGTTWEDTAMIADNITGLKRFRDDDDVKPFSAGLNPAETKNETGGQPPTTPLAHQMSLPNTTAELAAIEKFLQFSDSVPCKIRAKRGCATHPRSIAERVRRTKISERMRKLQDLVPNMDKQTNTSDMLDLAVEYIKDLQNQVETLSDNRAKCTCSHKR from the exons atggagtcAGATCTTCAGCAGCATCCAACTATGTTTCTAGATcatcaaaatcatcatcaacaacagaTGAATTCAGGGTTAACAAGGTTTAAATCTGCACCAAGTTCTTATTTTTCGAATATTATTGATAAAGAATTCTATGAGCATCTTTTCAATAGACCTTCAAGTCCTGAAACAGAAAGAGTTTTTGCACGGTTTATGAATAGTCTTAGTGGTAGTGGAAGTGGCGGTGGTGGTGATGCTGAAAGTGTTTCTGTTTCTGCTACTGCTTCTGTTGCTGTTGTAGATGATTCACTGACTCAGAATCTATCAAGTGTTCAACAACAACTTCCTATAGTGAAGGAAGAGATTGATCAACAATCTCAAACTATGTCAtcaatgaataataataataataataataataataataatgaaactATGGATCTCCAACAGCTTCAAAGAACACAAAGTAATATGAATAGTTATGGTTCTAATGTTCCTCAAAATTTTTACCAAAGTTCTGGAAGACCACCTTTGCCAAATCAAATGAAGACTGGTAGAGCTAATCTTATTAGACATGGTAGTTCACCTGCTGGATTGTTTTCAAACATTAACATTGAAACTG GATTTAATGCTATGAGAGGCATAGGATCTATGGGAGCTGCTAATAGTACTAGCAAAGAAGCAAAGTTTTCTTCTGCAGTAAGGTTAAAGAATGCTTCCAACTACACCTCAGTGTTAGGAGCTGAAATTGGGAATAGTAGCATTCCACAAAATAATCCTGAACCTGAAGGTTTTGCCGAAACCCGGGGTAACGATTTTATCCCGGGTTTCCCCTTAGGTACTACATGGGAAGATACTGCAATGATAGCTGACAATATTACCGGTCTAAAAAGATTccgagatgatgatgatgtaaaACCATTTTCTGCAGGTTTAAATCCAGCTGAAACTAAG AATGAAACAGGAGGCCAGCCTCCTACTACTCCTTTGGCTCATCAGATGAGTTTGCCGAATACTACGGCGGAGTTAGCAGCCATTGAGAAGTTTTTGCAGTTCTCGGATTCTGTTCCGTGCAAAATTCGCGCCAAACGCGGCTGCGCCACTCACCCGAGAAGCATTGCAGAAAGg GTTAGAAGAACTAAAATTAGTGAACGAATGAGGAAACTACAAGATCTTGTGCCAAACATGGATAAG CAAACAAACACATCAGATATGTTGGACTTGGCTGTTGAGTACATTAAAGACCTACAAAATCAAGTTGAG ACTCTATCAGACAATCGAGCTAAGTGCACATGTTCACACAAGCGATAA
- the LOC123916458 gene encoding DNA damage-repair/toleration protein DRT100-like, with the protein MSMLYFTPLTVLLLLAVTTTVNSCLPSELAALNAFKSSLREPNTGVFNSWTGTDCCHNWFGVSCDENTRRVADINLRAGTLYTTFEKAHRPGYMTGQISPEICKLTQLSSIIITDWNGISGEIPRCISSLSFLRIIDLAGNRISGTLPYDIGKLRHLSRLSLADNVITGGIPRSLTNITSLTHLDLRNNRISGSIPLGCGKLQNLARALLSGNQLHGPIPSSISKIYRLSDLDLSNNQLSGSIPESLGLMSVLGTLKLDTNKLSGIIPKSLLSSGISDLNLSHNMLEGNIPDGFGGRSYFTSLDFSYNNLKGPLPKSISSASYIGYLDLSHNHLCGPIPKVLDNLDASSFEYNACLCGKPLKACKVN; encoded by the coding sequence ATGTCTATGCTCTATTTTACACCACTAACGGTACTGTTACTGTTAGCCGTTACCACCACCGTCAACTCATGCCTTCCATCAGAACTTGCAGCACTAAATGCCTTCAAATCATCACTCCGTGAACCCAACACCGGCGTATTCAACTCATGGACCGGAACCGATTGTTGCCACAATTGGTTCGGCGTCTCTTGTGACGAAAACACCCGCCGTGTTGCCGACATAAACCTCCGTGCCGGTACTCTCTACACCACCTTTGAAAAAGCACACCGTCCTGGCTATATGACTGGTCAAATCTCGCCAGAGATTTGTAAACTAACTCAACTCTCCAGCATTATAATCACCGATTGGAACGGAATCTCCGGTGAGATTCCTCGTTGCATTTCATCTCTCTCTTTTCTCCGAATCATAGACCTTGCCGGAAACCGTATCTCCGGCACTCTTCCCTACGACATTGGAAAACTTCGACATCTTTCTCGTTTAAGCCTCGCTGATAACGTCATCACCGGTGGAATCCCACGCTCATTAACCAATATAACTAGTTTGACTCATCTCGACCTCCGTAATAATCGGATCTCAGGATCTATCCCACTGGGTTGTGGGAAACTTCAAAATTTGGCCCGAGCTTTATTAAGCGGTAATCAATTACATGGCCCCATCCCGAGttcaatttctaaaatttacCGTCTCTCGGATTTGGATCTTTCTAACAACCAATTATCTGGGTCCATTCCAGAATCATTGGGCCTAATGTCAGTTTTGGGAACCCTGAAGCTTGATACAAACAAGCTTTCGGGAATAATTCCAAAAAGCCTTTTAAGTTCGGGGATAAGTGATTTGAATTTAAGTCATAACATGTTGGAAGGTAACATACCCGATGGATTTGGGGGTAGGTCTTATTTTACTTCATTAGATTTTTCCTATAATAACCTCAAGGGTCCTCTACCTAAATCAATATCTTCAGCTTCTTACATAGGTTACCTGGATTTGAGCCATAATCATCTATGTGGTCCAATTCCTAAAGTTTTGGATAATCTTGATGCGTCGTCGTTTGAGTACAATGCTTGTCTTTGTGGAAAACCTCTCAAAGCTTGCAAAGTTAATTAA
- the LOC123914733 gene encoding uncharacterized protein LOC123914733 — protein MAAICPWPCLDSAPTIKETKLKKSFAQMLQDSCEVQIKELPSPVIKGDSIYIKITQEEYEKGLADCRRNLHGRVLWNKGDRPLTAKDLRIKLFAFWKTSHSWQMVSLGRGFYEFHFDSFEDMRLAWSSGTVNLKPGLLRLSKWTNDFSTSRPRQTHAQVWIRLMELPQEYWRQRTLFEIASAMGTPLTLDDSTKHRTFGHYARILVDMDLSSRIFDEVVVEREGFALKIEVIYERLPDFCSHCQTIGHNIHTCKWLQPMQSLESKPITKAMPAAKAIKQEYVAKARQTDTFVSEHKQQNPSNTRVAEAKVMHQYTDAASLGNNNDNTSPVVVSDNDSWDEEMEIVVEPIVTKHHAKTIVTDLHNNNNKSIAAQQEISAEAISASVHDGQDLQNNNTVDGATENMNNNKKFIVTVPAQQEITAAETISDTVYDGQDPQNNNNVDGATENVVKPIDEVMDGNVDDAEFIAPETQLTRVVDDHEFDEVVQNDLQVVKQLWADNAAENGFTPVDSRRQKKRNKARSAGQPYNTRSKGAPSHKSL, from the exons ATGGCGGCTATCTGCCCATGGCCGTGCTTGGATTCTGCTCCAACAATTAAGGAgacaaaattgaagaaatctTTTGCTCAGATGCTACAGGATTCGTGTGAAGTTCAGATCAAGGAGCTCCCTTCGCCTGTGATCAAAGGTGATTCgatttacatcaaaatcaccCAGGAGGAATATGAGAAAGGCCTTGCTGATTGTCGAAGAAACCTTCACGGACGTGTTTTGTGGAATAAAGGAGATCGGCCTCTTACAGCGAAAGATCTGCGCATAAAACTATTTGCTTTTTGGAAGACTTCACATTCTTGGCAGATGGTCTCGTTGGGTCGCGGATTTTATGAGTTCCATTTTGATTCCTTTGAAGATATGCGTTTGGCTTGGTCCTCCGGCACGGTGAACTTGAAACCGGGTTTATTGCGGCTGTCGAAATGGACTAATGATTTTAGCACATCCAGGCCTAGACAAACACATGCTCAAGTCTGGATCAGGCTAATGGAGCTGCCTCAAGAGTATTGGAGGCAGAGAACTCTCTTTGAAATAGCAAGTGCGATGGGTACGCCGTTAACTTTGGATGATTCTACTAAACACCGCACTTTTGGTCATTACGCACGAATTTTGGTGGATATGGACCTTTCTAGTCGCATATTTGACGAAGTCGTGGTGGAAAGGGAAGGCTTTGCCTTAAAGATTGAAGTGATTTACGAAAGGTTACCCGACTTTTGCTCGCATTGTCAAACCATCGGTCACAATATCCACACATGTAAGTGGTTACAACCAATGCAGAGTTTGGAATCGAAGCCCATTACGAAAGCGATGCCTGCGGCAAAGGCTATAAAACAAGAATATGTTGCAAAAGCGAGACAAACAGACACGTTTGTTTCGGAGCATAAGCAGCAAAACCCCTCTAATACTAGAGTGGCGGAGGCCAAGGTTATGCATCAATATACTGATGCAGCTTCGCTTGGTAATAATAACGATAATACTTCCCCGGTTGTTGTCTCCGATAACGACTCTTGGGATGAAGAGATGGAGATTGTGGTTGAGCCAATTGTTACAAAACATCATGCGAAAACCATTGTTACT GACCTgcataataataacaacaaatcCATTGCGGCACAACAGGAAATCTCGGCTGAAGCAATTTCTGCTTCTGTTCATGATGGTCAAGACCTACAAAACAATAACACTGTTGATGGCGCGACTGAGAATATG aataataacaaaaaattcattGTTACTGTACCTGCACAACAAGAAATAACGGCGGCTGAAACAATTTCTGATACTGTTTACGATGGCCAGGACCCacaaaacaataacaatgtTGACGGCGCGACTGAGAATGTTGTTAAGCCAATTGACGAAGTTATGGATGGAAATGTTGATGATGCAGAATTTATTGCGCCGGAAACTCAACTTACAAGGGTTGTCGATGATCATGAGTTTGATGAAGTGGTGCAAAATGATTTGCAAGTGGTAAAGCAACTTTGGGCGGATAATGCAGCAGAGAATGGTTTTACACCGGTTGACTCTCGACGTCAGAAAAAAAGGAACAAAGCGAGAAGCGCAGGACAACCTTATAACACCCGTTCTAAGGGTGCTCCCTCTCACAAGTCCttatga